A part of Streptomyces sp. NBC_01451 genomic DNA contains:
- a CDS encoding class I SAM-dependent methyltransferase, protein MTAAAPKPEILAAFEAAKGFMPAGEGLALYEAAVAAGALGLPLLEVGTYCGRSTVLLADAARAAGVTAVTVDHHRGSEEQQPGWDYHDPETVDPELGVMDTLPLFRRTLRTAGLEDHVIAVVGRSPQVARIWNSPLGLVFIDGGHTDEHATADYEGWAPHVAEGGLLLIHDVYPDPEDEFTGQAPYRVYLRALASGAFTEVSATDSLRVLRRTGAGVRGPG, encoded by the coding sequence ATGACCGCGGCAGCGCCCAAGCCGGAGATTCTGGCCGCTTTCGAGGCCGCCAAGGGGTTCATGCCCGCCGGTGAGGGGCTCGCGCTGTACGAGGCAGCCGTGGCGGCGGGGGCGCTCGGGCTGCCGTTGCTGGAGGTCGGGACGTACTGCGGGCGTTCCACGGTGCTGCTCGCCGACGCGGCCCGCGCGGCCGGGGTCACGGCGGTCACCGTCGATCATCACCGGGGCAGCGAGGAGCAGCAGCCGGGGTGGGACTACCACGACCCGGAGACCGTCGACCCGGAGCTCGGTGTGATGGACACCCTGCCGCTCTTCCGGCGCACCCTGCGCACCGCCGGCCTGGAGGACCACGTGATCGCGGTCGTCGGGCGTTCGCCGCAGGTGGCGCGGATCTGGAACTCGCCGCTCGGCCTGGTCTTCATCGACGGCGGACACACCGACGAGCACGCCACCGCCGACTACGAGGGCTGGGCCCCGCACGTCGCCGAGGGCGGCCTCCTCCTCATCCACGACGTGTACCCCGACCCCGAGGACGAGTTCACCGGCCAGGCGCCCTACCGCGTCTACCTCCGTGCCCTCGCCTCCGGCGCCTTCACCGAGGTCTCCGCGACCGACTCGCTGCGCGTCCTGCGGCGAACGGGAGCCGGAGTCCGAGGCCCCGGTTAG
- a CDS encoding prenyltransferase: protein MTTPRTEHLVLPGVLTAEQAAATVRGILAEQRADGAIPWFRGHHLDPWDHTESAMALDAAGEHEAAERAYLWLAAHQVPDGSWYAAYADGEAAAVTDRGRETNFVAYIAVGVWHHYLATGDDTFLDRMWPTVFAAVEFVLQLQQPGGEIGWKREDDGTDVKDGLLTGSSSIHHALRCALAIAEEREEPQPDWELAVGALRHAIRRHPERFLDKDRYSMDWYYPVLGGALTGSEAKSRIEEGWERFVVPRLGVRCVVPNPWVTGGESAELALALWAVGESDRALEILQSIQHLRDPDSGLYWTGYVFDARAVWPRELTTWTAGSLLLAVAALGGHEATCAVFGGELLPTGLDPDCCE, encoded by the coding sequence GTGACCACGCCCCGGACAGAACACCTCGTCCTGCCCGGGGTCCTCACCGCCGAGCAGGCAGCCGCCACCGTCCGCGGGATCCTCGCGGAGCAGCGCGCGGACGGGGCCATTCCGTGGTTCCGGGGCCACCATCTCGACCCCTGGGACCACACCGAGTCGGCGATGGCCCTGGACGCGGCCGGCGAGCACGAGGCCGCCGAGCGGGCCTACCTGTGGCTGGCCGCCCACCAGGTCCCGGACGGCTCCTGGTACGCCGCGTACGCCGACGGGGAGGCCGCCGCCGTCACCGACCGGGGCCGGGAGACCAACTTCGTCGCCTACATAGCCGTCGGCGTCTGGCACCACTACCTCGCCACCGGCGACGACACCTTCCTCGACCGGATGTGGCCGACGGTCTTCGCGGCCGTCGAGTTCGTGCTCCAGCTTCAGCAGCCCGGCGGCGAGATCGGGTGGAAGCGCGAGGACGACGGCACGGACGTCAAGGACGGCCTGCTGACCGGGAGTTCGTCGATCCATCACGCGCTGCGCTGCGCGCTCGCCATCGCCGAGGAACGTGAAGAGCCGCAGCCCGACTGGGAGTTGGCGGTGGGAGCGCTGCGGCACGCGATCCGCCGGCACCCGGAGCGGTTCCTCGACAAGGACCGCTACTCGATGGACTGGTACTACCCGGTCCTGGGCGGCGCGTTGACGGGTTCGGAGGCCAAGTCCCGCATAGAGGAGGGCTGGGAGCGCTTCGTCGTCCCCCGGCTCGGGGTGCGCTGTGTCGTGCCCAACCCGTGGGTGACCGGCGGTGAGTCGGCCGAACTGGCTCTGGCGCTCTGGGCGGTGGGCGAGTCCGACCGGGCCCTGGAGATCCTCCAGTCGATCCAGCACCTGCGCGACCCGGACAGCGGCCTGTACTGGACGGGTTACGTGTTCGACGCCAGGGCGGTCTGGCCGCGTGAACTCACCACCTGGACCGCGGGTTCACTGCTCCTCGCGGTCGCCGCGCTCGGCGGCCACGAGGCGACCTGCGCGGTGTTCGGCGGCGAACTGCTGCCGACGGGGCTGGACCCCGACTGCTGCGAGTAG
- a CDS encoding LLM class F420-dependent oxidoreductase codes for MRLGLALGYWGRGPSPDHVPLAQEAERLGYDSVWTAESWGSDAFTPLTWIAAQTSRIKLGTAVAQMAARSPTTTAMHALTLDHLSGGRVMLGLGLSGPQVVEGWYGRPFPRSPLTATREYVAVVRQVLRREAPVELEGRFHSLPYSGPDGTGIGKPLKSITHPLRAELPVLLGAEGPKNIAQTARIADGWLPLYWSPLRDGMYEEPLSGAPEGFLVAPMAQARVCADVSEGLLPVKTMLGFYIGGMGHAARNFHADLMARMGYEEEARRIQELFLAGRREEAVLAVPDAFADEISLVGPRERIAERLELWRKGPVTDLLVLSPDPHTLRVLAELNS; via the coding sequence ATGCGGCTCGGTCTCGCGCTCGGCTACTGGGGTCGCGGCCCCTCCCCGGACCATGTACCGCTCGCCCAGGAGGCCGAACGGCTCGGCTACGACTCGGTGTGGACCGCCGAGTCCTGGGGCTCGGACGCGTTCACCCCCTTGACGTGGATCGCGGCGCAGACGTCAAGGATCAAGCTGGGTACGGCGGTTGCCCAGATGGCGGCCCGCTCGCCGACGACCACCGCGATGCACGCCCTCACCCTCGACCACCTCTCCGGCGGACGCGTCATGCTCGGGCTCGGCCTGTCCGGCCCACAGGTCGTCGAGGGCTGGTACGGGCGCCCGTTCCCGAGGTCGCCGCTCACCGCGACCCGGGAGTACGTGGCTGTCGTACGCCAGGTCCTCCGGCGCGAGGCCCCCGTCGAACTGGAGGGACGCTTCCACTCCCTGCCGTACAGCGGGCCGGACGGCACCGGCATCGGCAAGCCGCTGAAGTCGATCACCCATCCCCTGCGCGCCGAACTCCCCGTCCTGCTCGGTGCGGAGGGGCCGAAGAACATCGCCCAGACGGCCCGGATCGCCGACGGCTGGCTGCCCCTGTACTGGTCCCCGCTGCGGGACGGGATGTACGAGGAGCCGCTGAGCGGGGCTCCGGAGGGGTTCCTCGTCGCGCCGATGGCGCAGGCCCGTGTCTGCGCCGACGTGTCCGAAGGGCTGCTGCCCGTCAAGACGATGCTCGGGTTCTACATCGGCGGGATGGGGCACGCGGCCCGCAACTTCCACGCCGACCTGATGGCCCGCATGGGGTACGAGGAGGAGGCCCGGCGGATCCAGGAGCTCTTCCTGGCCGGGCGGCGGGAGGAGGCCGTGCTGGCCGTGCCGGACGCCTTCGCCGACGAGATCTCCCTCGTCGGGCCGCGTGAACGCATCGCGGAGCGGCTGGAGTTGTGGCGCAAGGGGCCGGTGACGGACCTGCTCGTCCTCTCCCCCGACCCGCACACCCTGCGCGTGCTCGCCGAGCTCAACTCCTGA
- a CDS encoding class I SAM-dependent methyltransferase encodes MLTVDFTRFPLAPGDRVLDLGCGAGRHAFECYRRGAQVVALDQNGEEIREVAKWFAAMKEAGEAPAGATATAMEGNALALPFPDESFDVVIISEVMEHIPDDKGVLAEMVRVLKPGGRIAITVPRYGPEKVCWSLSDAYHEVEGGHIRIYKADELLAKIREAGLNPYGTHHAHALHSPYWWLKCAFGVDNDKVLPVRAYHKLLVWDIMKKPLVTRAAEQALNPLIGKSFVAYATKPHLPNLPGSDAEPEAKSEAKADAKVAVK; translated from the coding sequence GTGCTGACCGTCGACTTCACCCGGTTCCCGCTCGCCCCGGGCGACCGCGTACTGGACCTCGGCTGCGGAGCCGGCCGGCACGCGTTCGAGTGCTACCGGCGCGGCGCCCAGGTCGTGGCCCTCGACCAGAACGGTGAGGAGATCCGCGAGGTCGCCAAGTGGTTCGCCGCGATGAAGGAGGCGGGCGAGGCACCCGCGGGGGCGACCGCGACGGCCATGGAGGGCAACGCCCTGGCGCTGCCGTTCCCCGACGAGTCCTTCGACGTCGTGATCATCTCCGAGGTCATGGAGCACATCCCGGACGACAAGGGCGTGCTCGCGGAGATGGTGCGGGTGCTGAAGCCCGGCGGCCGGATCGCGATCACCGTGCCGCGCTACGGGCCCGAGAAGGTCTGCTGGTCCCTCTCCGACGCCTACCACGAGGTCGAGGGCGGCCACATCCGCATCTACAAGGCGGACGAACTCCTCGCGAAGATCAGGGAAGCGGGACTGAATCCCTACGGCACGCACCACGCCCACGCCCTGCACTCCCCGTACTGGTGGCTGAAGTGCGCGTTCGGCGTGGACAACGACAAGGTGCTGCCGGTGCGCGCCTACCACAAGCTGCTGGTCTGGGACATCATGAAGAAGCCGCTGGTCACCCGGGCCGCCGAGCAGGCGCTGAACCCGCTGATCGGAAAGAGCTTCGTGGCGTACGCGACCAAGCCGCACCTCCCGAACCTTCCCGGGTCCGACGCCGAGCCGGAAGCCAAGTCCGAAGCCAAGGCCGACGCCAAGGTGGCCGTCAAGTGA
- a CDS encoding N-acetylmuramoyl-L-alanine amidase, whose product MSYAGPGFEPPQPSRSAARRPLAVALAVLVLGATGGWFVWGAVADDGDRDGKSLAEAGGVYPSLSPIAPPDFSFPSRPATPLTGKVVVIDPGHNPGNFKHTAEIARKVNIGTNSKECDTTGTATNSGYTEAEFTLDVARRLRTVLEQEGATVKFTQDGDRSDYAFGPCVDERARIGNAAHADAVVSIHADGSAQGNRGFHVILPGAVHEGAADTRPIVASSRLLGEDIKAGFIRETGSAPSNYIGGGTGLDTRTDLGGLNLSTVPKVFIECGNMRDSKDAALLTSGSWRQEAAQGISEGIVSFLRGS is encoded by the coding sequence GTGTCCTACGCAGGCCCCGGCTTCGAGCCGCCCCAGCCCTCTCGTTCCGCTGCGCGCCGCCCGCTGGCCGTCGCCCTCGCCGTGCTGGTGCTGGGCGCGACAGGGGGGTGGTTCGTCTGGGGGGCCGTCGCGGACGACGGTGACCGGGACGGCAAGAGCCTGGCGGAGGCCGGCGGCGTCTATCCGTCCCTGTCGCCGATCGCACCGCCCGACTTCTCCTTCCCCAGCCGGCCGGCGACCCCGCTGACGGGCAAGGTCGTCGTCATCGACCCCGGGCACAACCCCGGCAACTTCAAGCACACCGCCGAGATCGCCCGCAAGGTGAACATCGGCACGAACTCGAAGGAGTGCGACACCACCGGTACCGCCACCAACAGCGGTTACACGGAGGCCGAGTTCACCCTCGATGTCGCGCGGCGGCTGCGGACGGTCCTCGAACAGGAGGGCGCCACCGTGAAGTTCACCCAGGACGGCGACCGCTCCGACTACGCCTTCGGGCCGTGCGTGGACGAGCGCGCCCGGATCGGGAACGCCGCGCACGCCGACGCAGTCGTCTCCATCCACGCCGACGGGAGCGCGCAGGGCAACCGCGGGTTCCATGTGATCCTGCCGGGGGCGGTGCACGAAGGGGCCGCGGACACCCGGCCGATCGTCGCGTCCTCCCGGCTGCTCGGCGAGGACATCAAGGCCGGGTTCATCCGCGAGACGGGCTCCGCGCCCTCCAACTACATCGGCGGCGGTACCGGTCTGGACACCCGCACGGACCTCGGCGGTCTCAATCTGTCAACGGTTCCGAAGGTGTTCATCGAGTGCGGCAACATGCGTGACAGCAAGGACGCGGCGCTGCTGACCAGCGGATCCTGGCGGCAGGAGGCGGCGCAGGGGATCTCTGAGGGAATCGTGAGTTTTCTGCGCGGGTCGTGA